The DNA segment TCGTCGCGTCGCCCTTGAACTCGCCCGGCTCGGCCGTGAAGGCCGGCAGCGACTGGACGACGAGGAAGATCGCGACGGCCGCGAGGGTGGCGAGGATGAGGCTGCCGGAGACCACCGTGGCGGTCGAGAACACCCGGTCGCCTGGGCGCTGCTTGGCGGTGATCGTGGAGGCGATCTTCGATTCCGCGGGGGCTGTCGTCATGACCGGGGTCTTCCTGAAGGAAACGGATGCGGACTCGGGCAAGGGGACAGTGGCCCCCGTGCCCAGCCTGCCCGACCCGGGCACCCGTCGCAACGGGTTCCCGGGCCGGGCAGAAGGGGATTACTTGATGGTCTCGATCGCCGCGGCGACCTTGGCCGACAGGTCGGCGTTGAGCGGCGCGGAGCCGGCCTGCTCGGCGGCGACCGCCTGGCCTTCCTCGCTCGCCATGTAGCCGACGTAGCTCTTCACGAGCTCGCCCTGCGCGGCGTCGGCGTACTCCTGGCAGACGATCGCGTACGAGACCAGCACGAGCGGGTAGTGCGTCGGGTCGGTCGTCGTGCGGTTGATCTGGATCGCGAGGTCGTTCGCGTCGCGGCCCTCGACGAGCGGCGACTCGGCGACGACTGCGGCAGCGGCCTCGGGCGTGAAGCCGACGAACTCGTCGCCGACCTTGATGTTGGCGACACCGAGGTCGCCCGCCTTCGACGCGTCGGCGTAGCCGATCGTGTTGGTGCCGTTGGTCACGGCGTCGACGACGCCCGACGTGCCCTGCGCGCCCTCACCGGTCTGGTAGGGGAACGGGTCGGCCGGCTTCTGGTCCCACACGTCGGGGGCGTTCTGGAACAGGTAGTCGGCGAAGTTCTTCGTCGTGCCCGAGTCGTCGGAGCGGTGCACCGCGGTGATGTTCGCGGCGGGGAGCGTCACGCCGGAGTTGAGCGCGGCGATCGCCGGGTCGTTCCACGTGGTGATGTCGCCCTTGAAGATCTTGGCGAGGGTCGTGGCGTCGAGGTTGAGCTCGTCGACGCCGTCGATGTTGAAGATGACGGCGATCGGCGAGATGTAGACCGGGAGGTCGATCGCCTTCGTGTCGGGAGCGCACGAACCGAACTCGCCCGCGAGCTCCTCGTCGCTCAGGAACGAGTCGGAGCCGGCGAAGTCGGAGCCGCCCGCGATGAAGGTCTCGCGGCCTGCACCCGAGCCCGACGGGTCGTAGTTGATGGTGACGTCGGGGTTCGCGGTCTGGAACGACGCGATCCAGGCTTCCTGCGCCGAGCCCTGCGACGAAGCGCCGGCGGCGTTGATCGTGCCGGAGAGGCTCGGGGCGTCGGATTCGGTCGGGGCGGACGTGCCGCCCTCGTTCGCAGCGCACGAGCTGAGCGCGACGGCGGCGATGGCCGCAACGACCGCGGCGCGGCCGAGACGTGAGAAGTTCACTGGGGTGTTCCCTTCCAGGGGATTCGATTGCAGGATTGCGGACCGGTGCCCGATCCGTTGCTCGTGACGCTAAGCGGCCGTGATGACGAGCATCCGTTGCGGCGGTGAACGGAAGGTGAACGTGCGGCAACGCACAGGGTGGGGGAGACCGCGAGACGGATGCCTCGTGGAGACATCCGTCTCGTGTCGTGATCGCGCTCGTGCCGCGCCCTGCGCGACCCGGCGGCTCGCCTAAGCGCGCGGAGGATGGGTCTCGACGGCGACGATGCCGGAGGCCGGGTTCGTGGCCGAGAGGTGGACGACGCTGAAGCCGCCCGTGTCGAGCGCCGCCGACTCGTCGACGTACGTGCCGAACGGGGTGGCCGTCGCGAGGGAGATCTCGCGCATGATCTCGGGCAGCACGGGGCCGTGGCTGCAGATGACCGCGGGCTTGCCGACGCGCACGCGCTTGCCGACGACGCGTCGGACGTCGCCCTTGCCCGCCTCCCACGCGTCTTGGCTGATGCCGTCGTCTCGCTTGACGCTGATGCCGTGGGCGGCGGCGAGGGGCGTGACGGTCGTCACGCACCGCACCGCGGGGCTCGACACGATCTTCTGCGGCGACCACGCGGCGAGCACGCTCGCGAGCGCCGCGGCCTGCCGCACGCCGCGCGCGGCGAGCGGGCGCGCGGCGTCCTCGCCTTTCCAGTCGGAGCGGTCGACGGCCTTGCCGTGGCGGACGACGAGGAGGGGGAACGTCGAGGTCACACCCTGCTCGCACAGCGTCGCGAACGCGTCGAGGATGCGCACGTCGGGCTCGTAGCTGAGGTAGCTGCGGGCGCGTTTGATCGTCACCCACTCGAGCGCCGCGATCTCGGCGTTCGGGCGGAACGTCGAACGCTGCACGGCCTGCTCGCTCACCTCGGCCGCCCAGTAGTGCACGACCTTCTCGCGACCGCTCGGCATCGCGTAGCGCGACTCGCCGAGCGGAACGCCGAGGGCGATCGCGAGACCCGTCTCTTCTTGGATCTCGCGGACGGCCGTCTCGGGGAGCGACTCGCCCGGGTCGACCTTGCCCTTCGGGATCGTGACGTCGCCGTAGGCGGTGCGGTGCACGACGAGCACGTGCATGCGGCCGTCGAGGATGCGCCAGCACACCGCGCCGGCGGCGTACACCGCCGTCTCGACCGCGCGCGTCACCGGCGCTTCCCCGCTCGCGTACGCTGGGCGGTCTGCTGCGCGAGCAGCTTCTGCAGGTCGACGAGCGGATGTCCGGCGTCGTCGGCCGAACGCCTCGTCCACGTCCCGTCGCCGCCGAGGTGCCACGAGCTCGTGCGCGGATCCATCGCGGTGTCGAAGATCTCGGTGATCTCTGCGATGTGGTCGGGGTCGACGAGACGCACCAGCGCCTCGACGCGACGGTCGAGGTTGCGGTGCATCATGTCGGCCGAGCCGATGTAGATCTGGCGGTCGCCGTCGTTCTCGAAAGAGAAGACGCGCGAGTGCTCGAGGTACCTGCCGAGGATCGAACGCACCTCGATGTTCTCGCTGAGGCCCTCGATGCCCGGCCGCAGGCTGCAGATGCCCCGCACCCACACCTCGACGGGCACGCCCGCGTTCGACGCCCGGTACAGCGCGTCGATGATCGCCTCGTCGACCATCGAGTTGACCTTGATGCGGATGCCGCTCGGCTTGCCCGCCTCGGCGTTGCGCGCCTCGTTCGCGATGAGCTTGAGCAGACCCTTGCGGAGGTGCAGCGGCGCGACGAGGAGGCGCTTGAACTTCTTCTCGATCGCGTACCCTGACAACTCGTTGAAGAGCCTCGTCAGGTCTTTGCCGACCTGGTCGTCGGCCGTGAGGAGGCCGAGGTCTTCGTAGATGCGGCTCGTCTTCGGGTTGTAGTTGCCCGTGCCGATGTGACTGTAGTGGCGGAGCACGCCCTGCTCTTCGCGGATCACGAGGGCGAGCTTGCAGTGGGTCTTCAGGCCCACGAGCCCGTACACGACGTGCACGCCCGCCTTCTCGAGCTTCCGCGCCCACGAGATGTTCGCCTGCTCGTCGAAGCGGGCCTTGATCTCGACGAGCGCGAGCACCTGCTTGCCGGCCTCGGCCGCGTCGATGAGCGCCTCGACGATGGGGCTGTCGCCCGACGTGCGGTACAGCGTCTGCTTGATGGCGAGCACGTGCGGGTCGGCGGCGGCCTGCTCGAGGAACGCCTGCACGCTCGTCGCGAACGACTCGTACGGGTGGTGGAGCAGCACGTCCTTGCGCGACACGGCCTCGAAGATGTCGGCCGGACGGTTGGGCTCGCTCGGCTGGAGCTGCCAGTTCGTCGCGGGCACGTTCGTCGAGTAGTGCAGCTCGGGCCGGTCGAGCTTGGAGAGGTCGAAGAGTCCGCCGAGGTCGAGCGGCGCGGGCAGGCGATAGACCTCGCGCTCGGAGATGTCGAGCTCTCGCACGAGGAGGCCGAGGGTCACGTCGTCCATGTCGTCGGTGACCTCGAGGCGGATGGGCGGGCCGAACCGGCGGCGCAGCAGCTCTTTCTCGAGCGCCTTGATGAGGTTCTCGGTCTCGTCTTCCTCGATCTCGACGTCTTCGTTGCGCGTCACCCGGAAGACGTGGTGCGCCATGATCTCCATGCCGGGGAAGAGGTCGCCGAGGTGGTTGGCGATGAGGTCCTCGAGGGTCACGTAGCGCGCGTCTTCGATCGACTCGGTCGGGTCGACGCGCACGAAGCGCGGGAGCATCTGCGGCACCTTGACGCGCGCGAACTCCTGTCGGCCCGTGCGGCTGTTGCGCACGCGCACCGAGAGGTTGAGCGAGAGGCCCGAGATGTAGGGGAACGGATGCGCCGGGTCGACCGCGAGCGGCATGAGCACGGGGAACATCTGCAGCGAGAAGTACTCGCGGAGGTGATCGCGTTCGGCGGCGCCGAGGTCGTCCCACTTCACGATGCGGATGCCCGCTTCGGCGAGGGCGGGTTTCACGAGCTCTTGATACACGCGCGCGTGCCGCTCCTGCAGGTCGTGCGCGGCCCGCGAGATGTCTTCGAGGACGTCCATCGGGGCGCGGCCGACGTTCGTCGGCACCGCGAGCCCGGTGACGATGCGGCGCTTCAGGCCCGCGACTCGCACCATGAAGAACTCGTCGAGGTTCGACGCGAAGATCGCGAGGAAGTTCGCCCGCTCGAGCACCGGCAACCGCTCGTCCTCGGCGAGTTCGAGCACCCTCTGATTGAACGCCAGCCAGCTGAGCTCGCGGTCGAGGTACCGCTCGGCGGGCAATTCGGGCGCGCCCTCGAGGTCGAACGGTTCGAAGTCGTCGTCGAAGTCGCTCGCCGTCCGGTCGTCGTCGAGGGTGTCGGTCATTCACCCATCATGTCACCGGGCACGTGGCCGGAACATGACGAACGGGTCAACGGGACGTGACGGATGCCTCGCCCGCGTCTTCTTCGTGGACGTTGAAGCGGTAGCCGACGTTGCGGACGGTGCCGATGAGCCCGTCGAGATCGCCGAGTTTCGCGCGCAGGCGCCGCACGTGCACGTCGACCGTGCGCGTGCCGCCGAAGTAGTCGTAGCCCCACACTTCGCTCAGGAGCTGCTCGCGGGTGAACACGCGCGACGGGTGCGCGGCGAGGAAGCGCAGGAGCTCGAACTCCTTATAGGTGAGGTCGAGCGGCTTGCCGTGCACCTTGGCCGAATAGCTCGCCTCGTCGATGACGACGCCCGACGTCTGGATCCGCTCGGACGGGCGGTTCGACTGCGCGCGGCCGATCGCGAGGCGGATGCGCGCGTCGAGCTCGGCGGGGCCGGCACCGTCGAGCACGACGTCGTCGACGCCCCAGTCGGGCGTGACCGCCGCAAGGCCGCCCTCGGTCACGATGAGGAGGAGCGGCGAGGAGAGGCCCGTGGTTCGGAGGATCTGGCTGAGCGCCTTCGCGCCCGCGAGGTTCGTGCGGGCGTCGAGGAAGACGGCGTCGGACTCGGGGGCGCGCACGAGCTGATCGGGCGTCGCGGGGATCACCCGAACGCGATGCGTCAATAGAGCGAGAGCCGGGAGGACGTCATCGTCAGCCGCCGGCGACAGGATCAGCAGCTGCGCCACGCACACCCTCCAGTAGTAAGGTGCGGTCAATACTACGGGACGCCCGGCATTCACCGGCGGCAGAACGGGGAACGATGGAATCCGGCACGGAATCCCAGACGGATCGCGGGTTCGCGGGCATCGCGATCGCGTGGGCGATCGCGGTCGCGGGATCGGTCATCGTGATCGTCGCGATCGCGACGGGCGCACGGTGGTCGGATGTCCCCCTCGCGGGCTTCGCCGCCCTCGGCGTCGTGTTCGCGGCATCCGTGCTCGGCGCCCTGCTCGTGCAGCTCGCGACCCGGCGACCCGAAGGCTTCGTCGGGCGCGCGAGCGCATCGGTGGGCGGCGCCGCGGTCGTCGTCGCGCTCGCCGCGGGCGTCGTCGCCCTGCTCGGCTGACGGCCGGGTAGACTCGGAGCATGTCTGAACTGCTCGCGCTCGAGTTCCTCTTCATCGGCCTGCTCGGCCTCGCGAGCCTCGCGATCGCGTTCGTCAGCGGCGTGGTCGTCTACAAGCTCTTCAAGGGTCAGCGCTGACCTCATGATCGAGCTCCCCGTCGGCCTGCCCGCCGAGCTCGTGCCGCTCTCCTGGCTCATCGGCATCTGGGAGGGCTCGGGGGTCGTCGACTACGCGATCGGCGAAGATCGCGTGAGCCGCGAGTTCGGTCAGCGCGTGAGCTTCAGCCACGACGGCCTGCCCTACCTCAACTACACGTCGTCGACGTGGCTGCTGCCCGACGACGAAGGCGGCGAGCCCATCCCGCTCGCGAACGAGACGGGCTACTGGCGCCTCGCGCGGCCGTTCGGCGAAGGAGACCCGGGCCCCGCGCTGCTGCCCGCCGAGGGCGACGACCGCTTCCCCGACGCCGACTCCGTCGAGGCGCTGCGCAACGACGACGGCGGATTCGACCTGCAGGTCGCGCTCGTCCACCCCGACGGCGTCCAAGAGCTGTACCTGGGCCAGGTCAAGGGCCCTCGCATCGACCTCGCGACCGACGCCGTCATGCGCGCGAGCGGCGCGAAGGACTACGCCGCGGCGACCCGCCTCTACGGGCTCGTCGATGCGCACCTGCTGTGGGCGTGGGACATCGCCGCCCTCGGCCAAGACCTGCGCACCCATGCGTCGGCGCGCCTCGCGAAAGTCGACTGAATGACCTCTCCGTTCCTCTCCCTGCCCCGTGCCGTCGCCTCCGAGGGGGTCGATGAGGGCGTTCCCGCCCACTACGGCAACCCCGTCGTCGAGCAGCGCCGGCTCGAGCAGGGCCGCGCGATCGTCGACCTGTCGGGCCGAGGCATCCTGACCGTGACGGGTCCCGACCGCCTCACCTGGCTGCACTCGATGGCGAGCCAGTCGCTCGACCGGCTGCCCGCCGGAGGCAGCGCCGAGGCGCTCTTCCTCGACGCGAGCGGCCGCATCGAGCACGTCGCGCACGTCCTCGACGACGGCGAGACGACGTGGCTCGTGGTCGAGGCGTCCGAGGCCGAGCCGCTGCGCGCCTATCTCGACCGCATGCGGTTCATGCTGCGCGTCGAGGTCGAGGATGTCACGGGCGAGTACGCCGTCGTCGGCGCGATGTCGACCGACGCGCTCGACGCCGCCGTGCCCGCGGCGGCCCCGAACGGCGTCGGCCTCGACTGGGTCGACCCGTGGCGCGAGGCATCCGGGTACCAGTACTCGCACGAGACCGACCACCCGGCGGCGCTCTGGCGCTTCATCGAGCGCGTCGTGCCGCGCGACGCGCTCGCAGACGCGGCGGCGGCCGTCGAGGCGGGCCGCGTCGAAGCGGCGGGCGCGCTTGCGGCCGAGGCGCTCCGCATCGCCGCGTGGCGTCCGCGTTTCGCGACCGAGGTCGACGAGAAGGCGATCCCGCACGAGTTCGACTGGCTGCGGAGCGCGGTCGACCTCGGCAAGGGCTGCTACAAGGGGCAAGAGACGGTGGCGAAGGTGCTGAACCTCGGCCGTCCGCCGCGCCGGCTCGTGCTGCTGCACCTCGACGGCAGCGACACCGTGCTGCCCGCGCCCGGCGAAGAGGTCGTCGGCGAGAAGGCCCGCCCCGAGCCCGCGCCGGGCGAAGCGCCCGAGCGCAAGGTCGTCGGGCAGATCACCTCGAGCGCCATGCACTACGAGATGGGTCCCATCGCCCTCGCGGTCGTCAAGCGCGCGGTGCCGGGCGATCTGCCGCTCATCGTCGAGAGCCACGGCATCGACGTCGCCGCGGCACAGGTCGAGATCGTGCCCGCCGACGCGGCAGCTGCGATCGAGGTGCCGCGGCTGCCGCGCCTCGGCGTGCGGCACTAGCCTCTCGGTGGTCGAGGAGTTCCTCGTACTCCCCCTCTCGCACTCCTCGACCAGCGGAGCCTCCTTCGGGGCGTTGGTGCGACGCGCGCGCGGCGGCACTTCGGCACCGGATGCCTCAGGAGCTGCCACGCGAGCGTGATGTTCTCGCAGTTCCTTCGCATCCCCGGCACTTCGGCACCGGCGGCTCGGCGGGAGGGCCTTCTTCCGGGGGAGAGTGAGAGGTGCGCGGGCTCACAGAAGGACCATCCGCAGCGGCGTGCCGCGGTGCTTCGGCGGCGCAGGGTTTCGTCGTTACCCGATCGGCGTGGCGCCTGCGGTCCCCGGCGCGACCGACGCCCAGTCGACGGTCAGTTCGCCGAGCCGCCACCGCCGCACGCCGCCGCGCACGGGCCATCCTTCGCCCTTCAGCGTCTCGGCGACGCGGATGAACCGCTGACTCGGCCCGTAGACCGAGAGCGGCGCGTGCACACGCCAGGCGCGATCGAGCGCCGTGAGGAACTCGTGCACGCGCTCGCCCGGGACGTTCCGGTGGATGAGCGCCTTCGGCAGCCGCTCGGCGACGATCGACGGCACGTCGAGATCGGCGAGCCGGAGGCTCACCGAGAAGCTCTCGGGGCCTGCGGGGGAGAGGCCGACCCAGCTCGAGATGCGGCCGAGCTCGTCGCACGTCCCCTCGACGAGGAGGCCGCCGGGGGCGAGCCGGGCCTGCATGCGCCCCCACGCCGCCGCGACGTCGGCCTCGTCGTACTGCCGCAGCACATTGAACGCGCGGATGATCGCGGGCGGGCGGGTCGACGGCACCTCGAACCCGCCGAGCGCGAACGACACCGCGAGGTCGGGCGCGAACGTCGTCGCGCCGCGGCGAACGGCCTCGAGCTGCCCGTTCGCCGTCGCCACGCGTGCGGGGTCGATCTCGAGTCCGAGCACGACGACATCGGGGCGAGCCCGACGCAGGCGGGTCGCGAGCTCGAACGCCGTGACGCCGCTCGCCCCGAATCCGAGGTCGACGACGAGCGGATCGGGCGCCGCCCGGCGGAGCGCCGGGTGCTCCGCGATCCAACGGTCGACGCGGCGCAACCGGTTCGTGTTGGTCGTGCCGCGGGTGATGGAGCCGACGGGCATGCTCCAAGTCTCGCAGGCGTGCATGCGAGACATCCGACACGTCCGAGACGATGCGCCTTCGCTAGGCTGGCACCATGCCTCACACGCTCGTGCTGCTGCGCCACGGCAACAGCGAATGGAATCAGAAGAACCTCTTCACCGGATGGGTCGATGTGCGGCTCAGCGAGCTCGGCACCTCCGAGGCCGCGCGCGCCGGGCAACTGCTGCTCGAGTCGGGGGTGCTCCCCGACGTGCTGCACACATCGGTGCTCACGCGCGCCATCCAGACCGCGAACATCGCCCTCGACGTCGCCGACCGCGCGTGGATCGACGTGCGGCGTTCGTGGCGCCTCAACGAGCGTCACTACGGTGCCCTGCAGGGCCTCGACAAGGCCGAGACGCTCGAGAAGTACGGCCCCGAGCAGTTCCAGCTCTGGCGTCGTTCGTTCGACGTGCCGCCGCCGCCGCTCGACGACGACGCCGAGTGGTCGCAGGTCGGCGACGACCGCTACGCGAACCTCTACGACGACCAGATGCCGCGCACCGAGTGCCTGAAAGACGTCATCGCGCGCATGCTGCCGTACTGGGAGTCCGACATCATCCCCGACCTCAAGGCCGGTAAGACCGTGCTCGTGACCGCGCACGGCAACTCGCTGCGTGCGCTCGTGAAGCACCTCGACGGCATCAGCGACGACGACATCGCCGACCTCAACATCCCGACGGGCATCCCGCTCGTCTACGAGCTCGACGACGAGTTCCGTCCGACGAAGCCCGCCGAGTACCTCGACCCTGAGGCTGCCGCCGCGGGTGCCGCGGCCGTCGCAGCGCAGGGCAAGAAGTAAGCACCAGGTCGCCTCGAGCGAGGTGGCCGATGCGAAAGGCCGGCGGATGACTCATCCGCCGGCCTTTCGCATGACTCCCGCTGCGCGGGAGCTCAGGCGCTCGTGGGAACTCAGACGCTCTCGGGCACCCAGTCGCCCGTCGCGAGGTAGAGCACCTTCTTCGCGATGAGGACCGCGTGGTCGGCGAAGCGCTCGTGGTAGCGGCTCGCGAGGGTCGCGTCGACGGTGTCGACGGTCTCGCCCTTCCACGTCTCGCCGAGGACCTTGTCGAAGACCTCGAGGTGCAGGGCGTCGACCTTGTCGTCTTCGTCGTGGATCTCTTCGGCGAGCTTCACGTTCGAGGTGTCCTGGAGGAGGTCGGCGAGCTTGCGCGCGATCTCGACATCGAGGCGGCCCATCTCGGCGAACGTCGGGCGAAGCGCCTTCGGCACGACCTTGTCGGGGAAGCGGTAGCGCGCGAGCTGGGCGATGTGCGTCGCGAGGTCGCCCATGCGCTCGAGCGAGGCGCTGATGCGCAATGCGCTCACGACGATGCGCAGGTCGCGCGCGACGGGCTGCTGGCGGGCGAGGATCGTGATCGCGAGCTCGTCGAGCTCGACCGTCGCGGCGTCGATCTTCGGATCTTCGGCGATGACCTCTTCGGCGAGCGTCACATCGGACTCGTTGAACGCCTTCGTCGCCTTCTCGATGGAGTCGGCGACGAGGCCGGCGATCTCGACCAGACGCTCCTGGACCTCACGCATCTCCTGCTGGAACACCTCACGCATGCGCGACTTCCCTCACATCTGCTCGTAGCTCCGCGCGCGGCGCGCGGACGGGATGGGCCTTTCCGGACCTCGGCAATCCTCCCGACCGAAAGTGAACAAGAGGTTCCGGGCAACTGAACACTTGCCAACCTAGCGCCGTCTGCCGGCCGATGGGCGTCCCGAACCTTCACGGCTCGTTATCGTGGTGCACATGGAGCAGTCCACCTGGGTCGTGCTCGCCGCCCTCGCGTTCGGTGCGTTCATCGGAGCGGGGTTCATGATCCTCTTCAGCATGGCCGAGCGGCGCGGCAACGCGGCGGCGAAGGTCGTGGCGCCGACCGTCCCCGACGGCGTCGATCAGGTGCTCGAGGTCCTCGAGTCCGCGGGCGTCGTCGTCGATCCGTCGAACAACGTCCTCCGGGCCTCGCCAGGCGCGCTCTCACTGGGGCTCGTGCGAGGGCAGGCGCTCGTGCACGCCGAGGTCGTCGAGCTCGTCGCGGCGGTGCGCCGCACGGGCGAGCCCGTCGAGGCAGAGCTCACGCTGCCGCGCGGTCCGTTCGGCGGCTCGCAGTTCCATCTGCACCTGCGGGCGGCGCGGCTCGGCACCCGGTTCGTGCTCCTCCTCGCCGACGACCGCACCGAGGCCCACCGCCTCGACGAGGTGCGCCGCGACTTCGTCGCCAACATCAGCCACGAGCTCAAGACGCCGATCGCGTCGGTGAGCCTGCTCGCCGAGGCGATCGACACGGCCGCCGACGAGCCCGAGCGCGTGCGCCGGTTCGCGAACCGGCTGAGCGTCGAGTCGACGAGGCTCGCGCACATCACGACCGAGGTCATCGAGCTCTCGCGGCTGCAGGCCGACGACGCCCTCGAGCCCGACGAACTCGTCGACGTCGACGAGGCGTGCCGGGCGGCGATCGATCAGACTCGCGTCGTCGCGGTCGCGAAGGGCGTGGATGTCGCGGTGCGGGCCAAGAGCGGGGCGAAGGTGTGGGGCGACGCGGCCCTCATGGTGGTCGCGGTGCACAACCTCGTCTCGAACGCGATCGCATATTCGAACTCCGGCGGACGCGTGGGCGTCGGCACGCGGGTCGACGGCGACATCGTCGAGATCTCGGTGACGGATCAGGGCATCGGCATCGGCAAAGACGAGCTCGACCGCGTGTTCGAGCGGTTCTATCGCGTCGACCAGGCGCGCAGCCGCAACACGGGCGGCTCGGGCCTCGGCCTCTCGATCGTGAAGCACACCGTGCAGAACCTCGGCGGCGAGGTGCGCGTGTGGTCGCAGCCCGGCAAGGGGTCGACCTTCACGATCCGGCTGCCGCGCGCCGAAGCGGTGCCCGAGCGCAGTTCGTCCAAGAGCAGCTCGTCCAAGAGCAGTTCGTCCAAGAGCAGCTCGTCCAAGAGCAGCTCGTCCAAGAGCGGTTCGCCGAAGACCGACGCCGCGAAGGCGGACGCCGCGAAGACCTATGCCGCGACCGCAGACGCCGGCCGCGGGGCATCCGCCCGATCCCATGCCCACCCGTCCCCCCGAAAGACCCCCCGCCCCGCGGCGACCGCCGCCGCGGCCACCGAAGGAGCCACCGAGTGACCCGCATCCTGCTCGTCGAAGACGAGGCCGCGCTGAGCGAGCCGCTCGCGTTCCTGCTGGAGCGCGAGGGGTACGACGTCGAGGTCGCCGCCGACGGCCGCGACGCCATCGCGGCGTTCGATCGGGAGAACGCCGATCTCGTACTCCTCGATCTCATGCTCCCGGGCATCCCCGGCACCGAGGTGTGCCGTGAGCTGCGCACGCGCTCGACCGTGCCGATCATCATGCTGACGGCGAAGGATTCCGAGATCGACATCGTCGTGGGCCTCGAGCTCGGCGCCGACGACTACGTGACGAAGCCGTATTCCACGCGCGAACTGCTCGCGCGCATCCGCGCCGTGCTGCGGCGTCGCGTCGAGGCGCTCGACTACGACGAGTCGGTGCTCGAGGGCGGGCGCGTGAAGATGGACGTCGACCGGCACACGGTCGAGGTCGACGGCTCGAGCGTGCAGATGCCGCTCAAGGAATTCGAGCTGCTCGAACTGCTCATGCGGAACCCCGGCCGCGTGCTCACCCGAGGCCAGCTCATCGACCGCGTGTGGGGCTCCGACTACTTCGGCGACACGAAGACGCTCGACGTGCACATCAAGCGCATCCGCTCGAAGATCGAGCGCGTGCCGTCGGATCCGGTGCAGCTCGTCACCGTGCGCGGCCTCGGGTATCGCTTCGAGGCGTAGCTCGGCTTCGAGGCGGAACTCAGCTTCGAGGCGGGATTCAGGGAAGCAGCGCGCCGTACTCGGGCAGTCGGCCGTCGAGCACGGGGACGGAGATCTCGACGATCTCAGCGCCCGGCGTCTTGAAGGCGAGCTCGACGTTCGAGCCGGGGGCCGCGCCGAGGCCCTCGAGGAGGAGCGGGTCTTCGTCGGCGCCGCCGAGGACGATCTGCTGGCCGGCCTCGACCTCGAGTTCGACCGGCGAGCCGCCCGTCACGGGTTCGATCGTGAGCTCTGCGTCGGAGTCGCCGCCGTTCGAGACGGTGAAGACGAGGCTCGCGTCGTCGGCGCCCTCTTCGGCGATGATGAGGATGTTGCGCAGGTCGAGGTCGCCGACGTTCGCCGAGACGCCGTCGCTCGCGTCGTAGTGCTCGGTCGTCGCCTGGTACGTGATCAACGCGCAGCCGCTGCCGCCGATGACGATGCCGAGTGCCAGAGCGGCGGATGCCACGAGACGCGCCTTCACAGAACCTCCAAGTGCGGGTGCGCATGCGGCCGCCGGGCCGTGCGCTTCGATCGTGTCGAGCATACTCTACGGGGCTGTCCAGGCCTGGCCGCGCAAACCTTAGCACCACCTTGGTGTGATATCCTGAAAGTTGCCGAAAGGACACCGATTCATGCTTTTTGAGGTTGGCGAGACCGTCGTTTACCCGCACCACGGCGCCGCAACGATCGTCGAAGTCAAGAAACGCATCATCAAGGGCGAAGAGAAGCTGTACCTCAAGCTGAACGTCACGCAGGGCGACCTCGTCATCGAGGTTCCCGCCGAGAACGTCGACCTCGTCGGCGTGCGAGACGTCATCGGCAAGGAAGGCCTCGACAAGGTCTTCGAGGTGCTGCGCGCTCCCTTCACCGAAGAACCGACCAACTGGTCGCGCCGCTACAAGGCGAACCTCGAGAAGCTCGCCTCGGGCGACGTGATCAAGGTCTCCGAAGTCGTGCGCGACCTGTGGCGCCGCGATCAAGACCGAGGCCTGTCCGCGGGCGAGAAGCGGATGCTGGCCAAGGCGCGCCAGATCCTCATCTCCGAGCTCGCGCTCGCCGAGAAGACCGACGAGGAGCAGGCTTCGGTCGTCCTCGACGAGGTCCTCGCTTCCTAAGCGCACGCAGCCGGCGCCCGCTGCACCTCGAGT comes from the Agromyces protaetiae genome and includes:
- the pstS gene encoding phosphate ABC transporter substrate-binding protein PstS produces the protein MNFSRLGRAAVVAAIAAVALSSCAANEGGTSAPTESDAPSLSGTINAAGASSQGSAQEAWIASFQTANPDVTINYDPSGSGAGRETFIAGGSDFAGSDSFLSDEELAGEFGSCAPDTKAIDLPVYISPIAVIFNIDGVDELNLDATTLAKIFKGDITTWNDPAIAALNSGVTLPAANITAVHRSDDSGTTKNFADYLFQNAPDVWDQKPADPFPYQTGEGAQGTSGVVDAVTNGTNTIGYADASKAGDLGVANIKVGDEFVGFTPEAAAAVVAESPLVEGRDANDLAIQINRTTTDPTHYPLVLVSYAIVCQEYADAAQGELVKSYVGYMASEEGQAVAAEQAGSAPLNADLSAKVAAAIETIK
- a CDS encoding NUDIX hydrolase — protein: MTRAVETAVYAAGAVCWRILDGRMHVLVVHRTAYGDVTIPKGKVDPGESLPETAVREIQEETGLAIALGVPLGESRYAMPSGREKVVHYWAAEVSEQAVQRSTFRPNAEIAALEWVTIKRARSYLSYEPDVRILDAFATLCEQGVTSTFPLLVVRHGKAVDRSDWKGEDAARPLAARGVRQAAALASVLAAWSPQKIVSSPAVRCVTTVTPLAAAHGISVKRDDGISQDAWEAGKGDVRRVVGKRVRVGKPAVICSHGPVLPEIMREISLATATPFGTYVDESAALDTGGFSVVHLSATNPASGIVAVETHPPRA
- a CDS encoding RNA degradosome polyphosphate kinase — translated: MTDTLDDDRTASDFDDDFEPFDLEGAPELPAERYLDRELSWLAFNQRVLELAEDERLPVLERANFLAIFASNLDEFFMVRVAGLKRRIVTGLAVPTNVGRAPMDVLEDISRAAHDLQERHARVYQELVKPALAEAGIRIVKWDDLGAAERDHLREYFSLQMFPVLMPLAVDPAHPFPYISGLSLNLSVRVRNSRTGRQEFARVKVPQMLPRFVRVDPTESIEDARYVTLEDLIANHLGDLFPGMEIMAHHVFRVTRNEDVEIEEDETENLIKALEKELLRRRFGPPIRLEVTDDMDDVTLGLLVRELDISEREVYRLPAPLDLGGLFDLSKLDRPELHYSTNVPATNWQLQPSEPNRPADIFEAVSRKDVLLHHPYESFATSVQAFLEQAAADPHVLAIKQTLYRTSGDSPIVEALIDAAEAGKQVLALVEIKARFDEQANISWARKLEKAGVHVVYGLVGLKTHCKLALVIREEQGVLRHYSHIGTGNYNPKTSRIYEDLGLLTADDQVGKDLTRLFNELSGYAIEKKFKRLLVAPLHLRKGLLKLIANEARNAEAGKPSGIRIKVNSMVDEAIIDALYRASNAGVPVEVWVRGICSLRPGIEGLSENIEVRSILGRYLEHSRVFSFENDGDRQIYIGSADMMHRNLDRRVEALVRLVDPDHIAEITEIFDTAMDPRTSSWHLGGDGTWTRRSADDAGHPLVDLQKLLAQQTAQRTRAGKRR
- a CDS encoding winged helix-turn-helix transcriptional regulator: MAQLLILSPAADDDVLPALALLTHRVRVIPATPDQLVRAPESDAVFLDARTNLAGAKALSQILRTTGLSSPLLLIVTEGGLAAVTPDWGVDDVVLDGAGPAELDARIRLAIGRAQSNRPSERIQTSGVVIDEASYSAKVHGKPLDLTYKEFELLRFLAAHPSRVFTREQLLSEVWGYDYFGGTRTVDVHVRRLRAKLGDLDGLIGTVRNVGYRFNVHEEDAGEASVTSR
- a CDS encoding FABP family protein, which produces MIELPVGLPAELVPLSWLIGIWEGSGVVDYAIGEDRVSREFGQRVSFSHDGLPYLNYTSSTWLLPDDEGGEPIPLANETGYWRLARPFGEGDPGPALLPAEGDDRFPDADSVEALRNDDGGFDLQVALVHPDGVQELYLGQVKGPRIDLATDAVMRASGAKDYAAATRLYGLVDAHLLWAWDIAALGQDLRTHASARLAKVD